A stretch of the Saccharicrinis carchari genome encodes the following:
- the hutI gene encoding imidazolonepropionase — protein MKTTLIKNIKELAGIVTDAATKYHAGGQMAILNSIDDAYLIIEDDVIAAFGSMCDLKPQHFDEEIDASGKTLLPAWCDSHTHLVFPATREIEYIDKIKGLSYEDIARRGGGILNSAKTMVNMPEQQLFDDAWQRLHEIARWGTGAVEIKSGYGLSLDSELKMLRVIKRLKQKSELSIKSTFLGAHALPAEYKNNREGYLRLIIDEMLPAIAHENLADYIDVFCDKGFFTVDETDKILKAGARYNLPPKIHANELDFSGGVQIGVKHKARSVDHLEFVGEKEIAALLNSDTMPTVLPGAAFFLNMRYAPVRQMISAGLPLALATDFNPGSSPSGNMQWIISMASVLYKMLPNEAINAVTLNGAYAMGIEEVLGSITLGKKANLILTKAIPNIAYIPYYYGENKVDTIFINGKIINA, from the coding sequence TTGAAAACAACACTGATTAAGAATATTAAGGAGCTTGCGGGCATTGTTACAGATGCTGCTACAAAATATCACGCCGGTGGCCAAATGGCCATTTTAAATAGTATTGATGATGCTTATTTAATTATCGAAGACGATGTTATTGCAGCATTTGGTTCAATGTGCGACCTAAAACCGCAGCATTTCGATGAGGAGATAGATGCGAGTGGCAAAACCTTATTGCCAGCCTGGTGCGATTCGCATACCCACCTGGTATTTCCCGCTACCCGCGAAATTGAATATATCGATAAGATAAAAGGACTCTCGTACGAGGATATAGCCCGCAGGGGCGGAGGTATTTTAAATTCGGCGAAGACGATGGTTAACATGCCGGAGCAGCAACTTTTTGATGACGCATGGCAAAGGCTCCACGAAATCGCGCGTTGGGGTACAGGCGCTGTAGAGATAAAAAGTGGTTATGGACTATCTTTAGATAGTGAGCTTAAGATGCTTCGTGTAATTAAACGATTAAAACAAAAAAGCGAACTAAGCATTAAGTCTACTTTTTTGGGTGCACATGCGCTTCCTGCCGAATATAAGAATAACCGCGAGGGATACCTGCGCCTTATCATTGACGAAATGCTACCAGCCATCGCGCACGAAAATCTGGCCGACTATATTGATGTGTTCTGCGACAAAGGTTTTTTTACCGTGGATGAAACGGATAAAATATTAAAAGCCGGTGCCAGGTATAACCTGCCGCCTAAAATTCATGCCAATGAGCTTGACTTCTCGGGTGGGGTGCAGATAGGGGTAAAGCACAAGGCTCGCTCGGTAGATCATTTGGAGTTTGTAGGCGAAAAAGAAATAGCGGCACTCCTTAATTCGGATACAATGCCTACGGTGTTACCCGGGGCAGCCTTTTTTTTGAACATGAGGTATGCGCCCGTTCGACAGATGATTTCAGCCGGTTTGCCCTTAGCTTTGGCTACGGACTTTAATCCGGGCTCATCTCCATCGGGTAATATGCAATGGATCATTTCGATGGCAAGCGTACTGTATAAAATGTTGCCAAACGAAGCCATCAATGCCGTTACCCTAAATGGCGCCTATGCTATGGGTATAGAAGAGGTGCTGGGTTCTATAACGCTTGGTAAGAAAGCAAACCTCATACTTACAAAAGCCATCCCAAATATTGCCTACATCCCCTATTATTATGGCGAAAATAAAGTAGACACCATTTTTATAAACGGAAAAATTATAAATGCATAG
- a CDS encoding C40 family peptidase, whose protein sequence is MQNILQIAAGQIGVQELAGEADNPVIVKYAHESGFTQVNDDETAWCSIFVNWCCEQAGLQRSHKMNARSWLYVGKTINKPYAGDIVVLWRESPSSWKGHVGIFLGYTKDRNHIFVLGGNQKNSVSVQAYDASRVLAFKRLMASQGLEVPKPLLTLGSRGNEVMKLQVILIDLGYDCGAVDGIFGPRTKEHLSAFQTSENLKEKNGVYDEHTQKKFQSIY, encoded by the coding sequence ATGCAAAACATACTGCAAATTGCTGCCGGGCAAATAGGAGTGCAGGAATTGGCCGGTGAAGCAGACAATCCTGTAATAGTTAAATATGCGCATGAGTCGGGTTTTACCCAGGTAAACGATGACGAAACAGCATGGTGTAGCATCTTTGTTAACTGGTGCTGCGAACAAGCGGGTCTGCAGCGTTCGCATAAGATGAATGCCCGAAGCTGGCTGTATGTAGGTAAAACAATAAACAAGCCCTATGCAGGTGACATAGTAGTGCTCTGGCGCGAAAGCCCAAGCTCATGGAAAGGCCATGTGGGTATATTTTTAGGTTATACCAAAGATCGAAACCATATTTTTGTGTTGGGTGGAAACCAAAAAAACAGTGTCTCGGTTCAAGCTTATGATGCTTCGCGGGTTTTGGCTTTTAAACGTTTAATGGCAAGCCAGGGCTTAGAAGTACCTAAACCGTTGCTTACCCTTGGCAGCCGTGGAAACGAAGTAATGAAATTACAGGTAATATTAATTGATTTGGGATACGACTGTGGGGCAGTAGACGGAATTTTCGGTCCCCGAACCAAAGAACATCTGTCGGCATTTCAAACTTCCGAAAATCTGAAAGAAAAAAATGGAGTGTACGATGAGCATACCCAAAAAAAATTCCAATCTATTTATTAA